One region of Anaerotignum faecicola genomic DNA includes:
- the purE gene encoding 5-(carboxyamino)imidazole ribonucleotide mutase, with product MKKIGIVMGSDSDLPVVEKAMATLEKFGVPFEAHVYSAHRTPVEASEFAKGARANGFGAIIAAAGKAAHLAGAMAANTTLPVIGIPIKSSTLDGLDALLSTVQMPGGLPVATVAIDGAENAALLAIQILAVEDAALTEKLDNARKEAAEKVLAKNKALEEKYAK from the coding sequence CCTGTAGTGGAAAAAGCGATGGCAACTCTGGAGAAATTCGGTGTTCCTTTTGAGGCGCACGTTTATTCTGCACACAGAACGCCTGTAGAGGCAAGCGAATTTGCAAAGGGCGCAAGGGCAAATGGCTTTGGTGCCATCATTGCGGCAGCGGGAAAGGCGGCACATCTGGCAGGTGCCATGGCGGCAAATACAACCCTTCCCGTAATTGGTATTCCTATCAAATCCTCCACATTGGATGGATTGGATGCTCTGCTTTCCACCGTACAGATGCCGGGGGGACTTCCTGTTGCAACCGTAGCCATTGACGGTGCGGAAAATGCAGCGCTTCTGGCAATCCAGATTCTGGCTGTGGAGGATGCGGCTCTGACAGAAAAGCTGGACAATGCAAGAAAAGAAGCAGCCGAAAAGGTTCTGGCAAAGAATAAGGCACTGGAAGAAAAATACGCAAAATAA